From Atribacterota bacterium, a single genomic window includes:
- a CDS encoding MliC family protein — MKKKTVIILVILFLVIIVAGIDLNSKNELEQKYEESYPGTTDYFVFSCPCGDEIKIRYDNKNNEAILLFNGQNYILQRVISGSGSRYANDDESIVFWEHQGEVILEIDGEIVAQNCVLDKGSDDWKEFKSNDIIFQAPEYLEAEYVSFQKWPPEIKILTNKNDWPWEIEIKNEELACQTSPEESSFSRRFYKQNINGRNYCIRAESEGAAGSVYTDYTYFVIYKGNLISINFVLRFSNCSHYPEPKRIECFTERETFDIGNTINEIAESISFTSGDSSLE; from the coding sequence ATGAAGAAGAAAACTGTAATAATATTAGTTATTTTGTTTTTGGTTATCATAGTTGCTGGTATTGATTTAAATAGTAAAAACGAATTGGAACAAAAATATGAGGAAAGTTATCCAGGAACAACTGATTATTTTGTTTTTTCTTGTCCGTGTGGAGATGAAATTAAGATAAGATACGATAATAAAAACAATGAAGCAATACTGTTGTTTAATGGTCAAAACTATATTCTGCAAAGAGTCATAAGTGGTTCTGGATCCCGATATGCTAATGACGATGAGTCAATAGTTTTTTGGGAGCATCAAGGTGAAGTAATTTTAGAAATTGATGGAGAAATAGTAGCGCAAAACTGTGTGCTTGATAAAGGAAGTGATGATTGGAAAGAATTTAAATCAAATGACATTATATTCCAAGCCCCAGAATATTTAGAAGCAGAATATGTTTCTTTTCAGAAATGGCCCCCAGAGATAAAAATCCTTACTAATAAAAATGATTGGCCTTGGGAAATAGAAATAAAAAACGAAGAATTAGCATGCCAGACAAGTCCTGAAGAGAGCAGTTTTTCCAGGAGATTTTATAAGCAAAATATTAATGGAAGAAATTATTGCATTAGAGCCGAAAGTGAAGGAGCAGCAGGCTCAGTATATACAGACTATACCTACTTTGTAATTTATAAAGGGAATCTGATTTCCATTAATTTTGTATTGCGTTTCTCAAATTGTTCTCATTATCCGGAACCTAAAAGAATAGAATGCTTTACAGAGAGGGAAACTTTTGATATAGGTAATACTATAAATGAAATAGCAGAAAGCATTTCTTTCACTTCAGGTGATTCTTCTTTGGAATAG